One genomic region from Bactrocera tryoni isolate S06 chromosome 3, CSIRO_BtryS06_freeze2, whole genome shotgun sequence encodes:
- the LOC120772915 gene encoding uncharacterized protein LOC120772915, producing the protein MRKIATKSLLFLLLATIASSVLAQSPVDWQPLLEQQNLALRQVVQTLQLTRGAAVGAEDTDACFDWYLDNQTAINEVYYKEYNDCKNTATAAKKLLSEQSALERRDLLDDGHSLCSSLAACESISDGLEFFQCYNKASDDNSPNLFNITVTSERVADKLTISYQAINDTERVCTTNARVKNVNDLSTSRTCLNDCLLGEWSPPKAQNEAVSTQISKDADQSIESRTQIGL; encoded by the exons ATGCGTAAGATAGCAACAAAGTCACTGCTCTTCTTGCTATTGGCAACAATTGCCAGCAGCGTCTTGGCGCAATCGCCTGTAGATTGGCAGCCATTGCTTGAACAGCAAAACTTGGCTCTACGTCAGGTCGTGCAGACATTGCAATTGACCCGTGGCGCAGCCGTCGGAGCTGAGGACACTGATGCATGTTTCGATTGGTATTTGGATAATCAGACGGCGATCAATGAAGTCTACTACAAGGAGTACAACGATTGCAAAAATACGGCAACGGCGGCAAAGAAATTGCTTTCGGAGCAAAGTGCGTTGGAACGTCGAGATCTTTTGGATGATGGTCACTCACTTTGCTCATCTTTGGCTGCTTGCGAAAGTATATCTGATGGTTTGGAGTTCTTTCAATGCTACAATAAGGCG TCTGACGATAACAGCCCGAATTTGTTTAACATAACCGTCACATCGGAGCGCGTCGCTGACAAATTGACAATTTCCTATCAAGCCATCAACGACACCGAACGTGTGTGTACTACTAACGCCCGTGTTAAGAACGTGAATGACTTAAGTACTAGCAGAACGTGTCTAAATGATTGTTTGCTTGGAGAGTGGAGCCCACCAAAAGCACAGAACGAAGCCGTCAGCACCCAAATCTCTAAAGATGCCGATCAGTCAATTGAAAGCCGGACTCAAATAGGACTCTGA
- the LOC120772739 gene encoding proteoglycan 4-like, which translates to MYKLSIILLSLLAATAFGASTNNLLRSTEINLLQLMVDTRANQRANPEQSLACFDYYLKVFDDLNEEYRLGFAACLDTAEDDRSKVDAATQPERDAIEASAKSSCEALNACAQLVGSIEYFSCFSSTGKDNTESMYEISADAGETLANVRESYRLIENAEHRCTNASEREYVENTYKANQELQSCLRGESAVPTTLAPTPTSPSETSPGETESTAAPTESTPGTPEPTGAPTESTTGAPGETESTAAPTESTPGTPEPTGAPTESTTGAPGETESTAAPTQSTPGTPEPTGAPTESTTGAPGETESTAAPTESTADTPEPTASPTESTSDAPAVTEDAGTTTNSDFMPEEDLFAMRKLLAKLKSRLAVSKH; encoded by the exons ATGTACAAGTTATCGATTATTCTGCTAAGCCTTTTAGCAGCCACGGCTTTCGGTGCCTCAACGAACAATTTGCTTAGGAGTACAGAGAtcaatttattgcaattaatGGTGGACACGCGAGCCAATCAACGCGCCAACCCCGAGCAAAGCTTGGCTTGCTTCGATTATTATCTTAAAGTGTTCGACGATCTCAATGAGGAGTACCGACTTGGATTTGCTGCCTGCTTGGACACCGCCGAAGATGATAGGAGCAAGGTTGACGCTGCTACACAACCAGAACGCGATGCGATTGAAGCGTCGGCCAAGTCTTCTTGTGAGGCACTGAACGCTTGCGCACAGCTTGTTGGATCAATCGAATACTTCAGTTGCTTTTCAAGTACT ggcaAAGACAATACCGAAAGCATGTACGAGATTTCAGCAGATGCTGGCGAAACTTTAGCAAATGTACGCGAAAGCTATCGCTTAATAGAAAATGCTGAACACCGCTGTACGAATGCATCTGAACGTGAATATGTGGAGAATACCTATAAGGCTAATCAGGAATTACAAAGCTGTCTTAGAGGTGAATCGGCAGTGCCGACGACCCTCGCTCCAACACCTACTTCTCCCTCAGAAACAAGCCCGGGAGAAACAGAATCAACAGCGGCACCAACCGAGTCAACTCCAGGCACTCCTGAACCTACAGGCGCACCAACCGAGTCGACAACGGGGGCACCCGGAGAGACAGAATCAACAGCGGCACCAACCGAGTCAACTCCAGGTACTCCTGAACCTACAGGCGCACCAACAGAGTCGACAACAGGGGCACCCGGAGAGACAGAATCAACAGCGGCACCAACCCAGTCAACTCCAGGTACTCCTGAACCTACAGGCGCACCAACAGAGTCGACAACAGGGGCACCCGGAGAGACAGAATCAACAGCGGCACCAACCGAGTCAACTGCAGATACTCCTGAACCAACAGCCTCACCAACAGAGTCGACCTCGGATGCTCCAGCTGTAACTGAAGACGCTGGAACAACTACGAATAGTGATTTCATGCCAGAAGAAGACCTGTTTGCTATGAGGAAACTGCTTGCTAAACTAAAAAGTAGACTTGCAGTGAGCAAACATTAA
- the LOC120773081 gene encoding clumping factor A-like, with translation METKRRSATDSSEYSEESDLWSASEEDSETTSDSKSLDTSYSDSSLYSVSSAESSESASQNADSEISSSSESERSSAFNDDVKSNGSESTYSSGGSLVSETDETDQNINEFETAETSESDTDESSIYESWESSESNTSEFSASESDETSESKTDESSDSEFWKSSDFDSDESSQFSTDESLESESEISLSSDSETDETSQHESYECSESESETRTSSESEIDETSECKSETSSESECEESHEFSSLLKTDEPRSTSIKTTKIFTTITPTTSTFLQSEPPSIPTTSSGGTASTSNADASQRTTDKSTTLADITSISTTSDAIATTLTIVRTDSTSIPTTSSEKTASTSNAEASHHTTDSSTKASDITDFSTTTDAIATTLITMGVDSTSIISTSFGGTSYQLQSNPTQPPSLRPSLRVLQFYKISDITSKTEPTSIPTTSSGETPSITNF, from the exons ATGGAGAC AAAACGTAGGAGTGCTACTGACAGCTCGGAATATTCCGAGGAAAGTGATTTGTGGTCAGCGTCAGAAGAAGACAGTGAGACAACGAGCGATTCGAAGTCACTTGATACGAGCTACAGTGATTCTTCGCTCTATAGCGTTTCGAGTGCTGAGTCAAGCGAATCCGCATCGCAGAACGCAGATAGTGAAATATCATCTAGTAGCGAATCAGAGCGCTCTAGCGCTTTTAATGATGATGTTAAATCAAATGGGTCTGAGTCTACATATTCTAGTGGTGGATCTTTGGTGTCTGAAACAGACGAAACCGATCAGAATATTAATGAATTCGAAACAGCTGAAACTTCAGAGAGTGATACTGACGAATCTTCAATATATGAAAGCTGGGAGTCGTCAGAGTCTAACACTTCGGAATTTTCAGCGTCTGAAAGTGATGAAACTTCAGAGTCTAAGACTGACGAATCATCAGATTCTGAATTTTGGAAATCTTCAGATTTCGATAGCGATGAAAGCTCACAGTTCTCAACTGATGAATCCTTGGAGTCTGAATCTGAAATCTCGCTTTCTTCAGATTCCGAAACTGACGAAACTTCACAGCACGAAAGTTACGAATGTTCTGAGTCTGAATCAGAAACTCGAACATCTTCCGAATCAGAAATTGACGAAACATCAGAGTGCAAATCTGAAACGTCTTCAGAATCAGAATGTGAAGAGTCACACGAGTTTTCATCTTTATTAAAAACCGACGAACCACGCTCTACTAGCATCAAAACCactaaaatttttactacaATCACGCCAACCACTTCAACATTCTTGCAATCCGAGCCACCAAGTATACCCACTACTTCTTCGGGAGGAACTGCTTCAACGTCCAATGCTGACGCTTCGCAGCGTACGACCGATAAGTCCACAACATTAGCTGATATAACAAGTATTTCCACCACTTCCGATGCCATTGCAACCACATTAACAATTGTGAGAACCGATTCAACCAGTATTCCCACCACTTCTTCCGAAAAAACTGCATCAACATCAAATGCTGAAGCTTCGCACCATACCACTGATAGTTCTACAAAAGCATCTGATATAACTGACTTTTCAACCACAACCGATGCCATCGCAACCACTTTAATAACCATGGGAGTCGATTCAACAAGTATTATCTCCACTTCTTTCGGAGGAACTTCGTATCAATTGCAATCGAATCCGACGCAACCACCTTCTTTGAGACCGAGTCTACGAGTATTGCAGTTCTACAAAATATCTGATATAACTTCGAAAACCGAGCCAACAAGCATTCCCACTACGTCTTCCGGGGAAACTCCATCTATAACGAATTTTTAG
- the LOC120771940 gene encoding uncharacterized protein LOC120771940, with product MRKMATKSLLFLLLATIASSALAQSPVDWQPLLDQQNLALRQVVQTLQLTRGSAVGAEETDACFDWYLDNQTAINEVYYKEYNDCKNTATAAKKLLSEQSALERQDLLDDGHSLCSSLAACESISDGLEFFQCYNKASDDNSPNLFNITVTSERVADKLTISYQAINDTERVCTTNARVKNVNDLSTSRTCLNDCLLGEWSPPKAQNEVVSAQISKDADHSIGSRMLLKQDSEPIARKLAFKNNRPIVGA from the exons atgcgtAAGATGGCAACAAAGTCACTGCTCTTCTTGCTATTGGCAACAATTGCCAGCAGCGCCTTAGCGCAATCGCCTGTAGATTGGCAGCCATTGCTTGACCAGCAAAACTTGGCCCTACGTCAGGTGGTGCAGACATTGCAATTGACCCGTGGCTCAGCCGTCGGAGCTGAGGAAACCGATGCCTGTTTCGATTGGTATTTGGATAATCAGACGGCGATCAATGAAGTCTACTACAAGGAGTACAACGATTGCAAAAATACGGCAACGGCGGCAAAGAAATTGCTTTCGGAGCAAAGTGCTTTGGAACGTCAAGATCTTTTGGATGATGGTCACTCACTTTGCTCATCTTTGGCTGCTTGCGAAAGTATCTCTGATGGTTTGGAGTTCTTCCAATGCTACAATAAGGCG TCTGACGATAACAGCCCGAATTTGTTTAACATAACCGTCACATCGGAGCGCGTCGCTGACAAATTGACAATTTCCTATCAAGCCATCAACGACACCGAACGTGTGTGTACTACTAACGCCCGTGTTAAGAACGTGAATGACTTAAGTACTAGCAGAACGTGTCTAAATGATTGTTTGCTTGGAGAGTGGAGCCCACCAAAAGCACAGAACGAAGTCGTCAGCGCACAAATCTCCAAAGATGCCGATCACTCAATTGGAAGCCGAATGTTACTCAAACAGGACTCCGAGCCAATCGCTCGCAAGCTAGCGTTCAAAAACAATAGACCGATTGTAGGCGCATGA